One Alligator mississippiensis isolate rAllMis1 chromosome 1, rAllMis1, whole genome shotgun sequence genomic window carries:
- the LOC132249647 gene encoding zinc finger protein 436-like isoform X1 has translation MELREVFEDVAVYFTWEEWELLEEEDKELYRDQMLKNYQALVFLGYQGPTPDLLCRIQSGQVQLWVCDDEDCGEISRSEDLLPGHAWLLSRSEEQAPEEGPGKLEPAWASLGSMGEVDSLSPAKDQWHKDQGMPQKQETVAMNAVPSLVGHWSEEGKEARKSPRCREEYVMLRHLKRQKAKVHCRERLDANQVSMGGLKGKQELTTKPRGRAHPCPQCRESFSCPSLLTLHKIRHSGEKPHVCAKCGNSFTCLSTLAAHRQIHSGQLPHRFTKRGKSFVRSLELFKTQDVHRKKCQYRCVTCGKTFTHFFSLVQHRRMHLGRKAHRCTKCRKNFISWQGLLYHQCVQRGQQPYCCTKRGKSFRQLSSLTKQRCMHTREKPYQCSECGKSFTYHSHLAKHQHVYTGETPYQCSECGKSFSIPFCLARHQRIHTGEKPHQCSVCGKSFTQSSTLARHQRIHTGEKPYLCSDCGKSFTRSSYLAHHQRIHKGRSHIVAFSVGRASPTPPACFEHQ, from the exons atggag ctccgggaggtgtttgaggacgtggcagtgtatttcacatgggaggagtgggagctgctggaagaggaagacaaggagctttaccgggaccagatgctgaagaactACCAAGCCCTTGTTTTCCtag GATATcaaggtcccacacctgacttactCTGCCGCATCCAGTCAGGACAGGTGCAGCTCTGGGTGTGTGACGATGAGGACTGTGGGGAAATCTCGAGGTcggaggacctgctgccag gacatgcctggttgctgagcagaagtgaggagcaggctcctgaggaagggcctggaaagctggagccagcctgggcttccctggggagtatgggtgaggtggattccctgagCCCAGCGAAGGACCAATGGCACAAGGATCAGGGGatgccccagaagcaggagacTGTAGCAATGAATGCGGTCCCATCTCTAGTTGGGCAttggagtgaagaagggaaagaagccagaaaaagcccaaggtgcagggaagaatatgtcatgctgagacacctgaagaggcagaaagcaaaggtcCACTGCAGAGAGAGACTAGATGCAAACCAAGTCAGTATGGGGGGCCTCAAAGGGAAGCAAGAACTCACTACTAAGCCCAGGgggagagcccacccctgccctcagtgcagggaaagttttagctgcccctcactcctgactctgcacaagataaggcactctggggagaagccccatgtatGTGCCAAGTGTGGGAACAGTTTCACCTGCCTCTCGACCCTGGCTGCTCACCGCCAGAtccattctggacagctcccccaccgcttcaccaaaagggggaagagctttgtgcgcaGCTTGGAGCTGTTCAAAACCCAGGATGTGCACAGGAAGAAGTGTCAGTACCGCTGTGTCACATGTGGtaagaccttcacccatttcttctccctggttcagcacCGTCGGATGCACTTGGGAAGGAAGGCACACCGCTGTaccaagtgcaggaagaacttcatcagctGGCAAGGCCTGTTGTACCATCAGTGtgtgcagagggggcagcagccatacTGCTGCACGAAgcgtgggaagagcttcaggcagctcTCCAGCCTGACCAAGCagaggtgcatgcacacaagggagaagccatatcagtgctctgagtgtgggaagagcttcacctaccactcccacctggccaagcaccaacatgtctacacaggggagacgccatatcagtgctctgagtgtgggaagagtttcagcaTCCCCTTctgcctggcccggcaccagcgcatccacacaggagagaagccacatcagtgctctgtgtgtgggaagagcttcacccagtcctccaccctggcccggcaccagcgcatccacaccggggagaagccatatctgtgctctgactgtgggaagagcttcactcggtcctcctacctggcccatcaccagcgcatccacaaagggagaagccacatcgttgCTTTTAGTgtaggaagagcttcacctactcctCCAGCCTGTTTTGAACACCAGTGA
- the LOC132249647 gene encoding zinc finger protein 135-like isoform X2: protein MELREVFEDVAVYFTWEEWELLEEEDKELYRDQMLKNYQALVFLGHAWLLSRSEEQAPEEGPGKLEPAWASLGSMGEVDSLSPAKDQWHKDQGMPQKQETVAMNAVPSLVGHWSEEGKEARKSPRCREEYVMLRHLKRQKAKVHCRERLDANQVSMGGLKGKQELTTKPRGRAHPCPQCRESFSCPSLLTLHKIRHSGEKPHVCAKCGNSFTCLSTLAAHRQIHSGQLPHRFTKRGKSFVRSLELFKTQDVHRKKCQYRCVTCGKTFTHFFSLVQHRRMHLGRKAHRCTKCRKNFISWQGLLYHQCVQRGQQPYCCTKRGKSFRQLSSLTKQRCMHTREKPYQCSECGKSFTYHSHLAKHQHVYTGETPYQCSECGKSFSIPFCLARHQRIHTGEKPHQCSVCGKSFTQSSTLARHQRIHTGEKPYLCSDCGKSFTRSSYLAHHQRIHKGRSHIVAFSVGRASPTPPACFEHQ, encoded by the exons atggag ctccgggaggtgtttgaggacgtggcagtgtatttcacatgggaggagtgggagctgctggaagaggaagacaaggagctttaccgggaccagatgctgaagaactACCAAGCCCTTGTTTTCCtag gacatgcctggttgctgagcagaagtgaggagcaggctcctgaggaagggcctggaaagctggagccagcctgggcttccctggggagtatgggtgaggtggattccctgagCCCAGCGAAGGACCAATGGCACAAGGATCAGGGGatgccccagaagcaggagacTGTAGCAATGAATGCGGTCCCATCTCTAGTTGGGCAttggagtgaagaagggaaagaagccagaaaaagcccaaggtgcagggaagaatatgtcatgctgagacacctgaagaggcagaaagcaaaggtcCACTGCAGAGAGAGACTAGATGCAAACCAAGTCAGTATGGGGGGCCTCAAAGGGAAGCAAGAACTCACTACTAAGCCCAGGgggagagcccacccctgccctcagtgcagggaaagttttagctgcccctcactcctgactctgcacaagataaggcactctggggagaagccccatgtatGTGCCAAGTGTGGGAACAGTTTCACCTGCCTCTCGACCCTGGCTGCTCACCGCCAGAtccattctggacagctcccccaccgcttcaccaaaagggggaagagctttgtgcgcaGCTTGGAGCTGTTCAAAACCCAGGATGTGCACAGGAAGAAGTGTCAGTACCGCTGTGTCACATGTGGtaagaccttcacccatttcttctccctggttcagcacCGTCGGATGCACTTGGGAAGGAAGGCACACCGCTGTaccaagtgcaggaagaacttcatcagctGGCAAGGCCTGTTGTACCATCAGTGtgtgcagagggggcagcagccatacTGCTGCACGAAgcgtgggaagagcttcaggcagctcTCCAGCCTGACCAAGCagaggtgcatgcacacaagggagaagccatatcagtgctctgagtgtgggaagagcttcacctaccactcccacctggccaagcaccaacatgtctacacaggggagacgccatatcagtgctctgagtgtgggaagagtttcagcaTCCCCTTctgcctggcccggcaccagcgcatccacacaggagagaagccacatcagtgctctgtgtgtgggaagagcttcacccagtcctccaccctggcccggcaccagcgcatccacaccggggagaagccatatctgtgctctgactgtgggaagagcttcactcggtcctcctacctggcccatcaccagcgcatccacaaagggagaagccacatcgttgCTTTTAGTgtaggaagagcttcacctactcctCCAGCCTGTTTTGAACACCAGTGA